A single region of the Terriglobia bacterium genome encodes:
- a CDS encoding proline dehydrogenase family protein, translated as MSLLFRLASRFVAGERVDQAITSVRKLNSKGMTASLDILGENVHDRTTADRAVQAYIDLLDQIHGAGIDSNISVKLTMTGLDIGDDYCVENVSRILEKAKTLNNFVRVDMEGSPYTERTLKVFFQLQKKYPHVGAVIQAYLHRSEKDIDALNAAGARVRLCKGAYREPPAVAIQKMSEIRANYRKLAEKLLTRGVYPAIATHDSSLIKWTKQFAAERGIANDKFEFQMLYGIRKGTQEAIVREGYRMRIYVPFGTHWAPYFYRRLRERKENVWFVVSNLFKG; from the coding sequence ATGAGCTTACTTTTTCGACTCGCAAGCCGATTTGTAGCGGGGGAGCGAGTGGACCAGGCAATCACGTCGGTGCGGAAATTGAACTCCAAGGGCATGACCGCTTCACTCGACATCTTAGGAGAAAACGTTCACGATCGGACGACGGCGGATCGTGCCGTGCAAGCTTACATTGATCTCCTCGATCAAATCCATGGGGCCGGGATTGATTCCAACATTTCAGTCAAACTTACCATGACGGGCCTGGATATCGGGGATGACTACTGCGTCGAGAATGTCTCGCGGATCCTGGAGAAGGCCAAGACCCTGAATAACTTCGTGCGCGTCGACATGGAGGGATCCCCTTACACCGAGCGGACCCTGAAGGTGTTTTTTCAGTTGCAGAAGAAGTACCCTCATGTCGGGGCGGTCATTCAGGCTTATCTCCACCGCAGTGAAAAAGATATTGATGCGCTCAATGCCGCCGGCGCGCGAGTCCGCCTTTGCAAAGGGGCCTATCGCGAACCGCCCGCGGTCGCCATCCAGAAGATGAGCGAGATCCGGGCGAATTACAGGAAACTCGCGGAGAAACTTCTCACCCGGGGAGTTTATCCTGCCATCGCCACGCATGACAGTTCCTTGATCAAATGGACAAAGCAATTTGCGGCCGAACGGGGAATCGCCAATGACAAGTTCGAATTTCAGATGCTTTACGGGATCCGAAAGGGGACACAGGAAGCGATTGTTCGCGAAGGCTACCGGATGCGCATTTATGTGCCGTTTGGCACGCATTGGGCGCCCTACTTTTACAGGAGACTGCGGGAGCGGAAGGAGAATGTCTGGTTCGTCGTGAGCAATCTGTTTAAGGGCTAA
- a CDS encoding Stp1/IreP family PP2C-type Ser/Thr phosphatase, giving the protein MKIQVAQASHIGMHRRENQDSVNYVNPEGRRLQKALGCLLMVADGMGGAAGGRVASEMAVSIIPSVYFQNTVDPLESLRLAFESANTEIFQRSQNDPALRGMGTTVTAVAFIDGRYISAHIGDTRLYRLRKHTFERLTSDHSMVAQMVREGLIQEEDARHHPHRNVLLRSMGIQENLVVDFQSDRIKANDLYVLCTDGLHGLVEDNEIAAIADSNPPKEACEALVNLANERGGFDNITVQIAQIESTGWLQG; this is encoded by the coding sequence ATGAAAATTCAAGTCGCACAAGCCTCTCATATCGGAATGCATCGCCGCGAGAATCAGGATTCCGTTAACTACGTGAATCCTGAAGGCAGGCGTCTTCAGAAGGCATTGGGCTGCCTGCTCATGGTGGCGGATGGGATGGGAGGAGCGGCCGGCGGCAGAGTCGCCAGCGAGATGGCGGTCTCAATCATTCCAAGCGTTTACTTTCAAAATACGGTGGACCCGCTGGAGAGCTTGAGACTCGCATTCGAATCTGCCAATACCGAGATTTTCCAGCGAAGTCAGAATGATCCCGCTCTGCGCGGGATGGGGACGACCGTGACGGCCGTTGCTTTCATCGATGGCCGCTACATTTCGGCTCACATCGGTGACACCAGACTCTATCGCCTGCGCAAACATACCTTTGAACGATTGACCTCTGATCATTCCATGGTTGCCCAGATGGTTCGCGAAGGACTGATCCAGGAGGAGGACGCCCGTCACCATCCCCACCGAAACGTGCTTCTGCGGTCCATGGGAATTCAAGAGAATTTGGTGGTGGATTTTCAGTCAGACCGCATCAAGGCAAATGATCTCTACGTGCTCTGTACGGACGGGCTGCACGGCCTGGTCGAGGACAACGAGATTGCCGCGATTGCCGACAGCAATCCGCCCAAGGAAGCGTGTGAGGCCCTGGTTAACCTCGCCAATGAACGCGGAGGCTTTGACAACATTACCGTTCAAATCGCCCAGATCGAGAGCACTGGCTGGCTTCAAGGATAG
- a CDS encoding protein kinase yields MIGREIEGFQIIEKLGEGGMGEVYRATDTSLGRVVALKLLHTELTKEPQLTERFLSEARTQAQLNHPNLATLYRLFQFEGSYCMVMEYVDGETFAQMIRRVGPIAQERAIPLFKQALAGLAHAHHAGIIHRDIKPSNLMVNKDGIVKVMDFGIAKILGGRGLTATGVRLGTLYYMSPEQIRNQPLDIRTDIYALGITLYEMLTGRVPFDSNSDYDLMQQHIQQTPPLPRQFFPYLSPAVEDAVLQSLEKEPSRRFQTVEAFSRALDEGMKTVTGIGGATVALHPTAMDQTIVSPRQSQAVPRTPTPSGGGGPASSPPRVFTPMPAAPPPRPATPIPTGGGQMAGPPPRVSTPALPPPVPSPRTPFPGPGRPGTPIPRVATPAPSGPVPPARTPLPTGGGQPPLSSTRVATPLPHPTGLSSSTPPPSTGGYVPGPGSWPPPTPLPGGYAPPMTGGGVPPVGVKRNLTPLILVGVALLVIGAVVVIIAAKRFLNRPKQDVAVSESSGSSQPTSTSTPPTSSAATPQQNPEPVAAPSPPPPETTGATQPAEPKPVAKTPAKEPRKGKGTPPRNTTETPPLPVLTPEQQAQIQQQIDSEKQRQLQQQIKDQQKSVPPPVQPPSTPVENKAPASQSYRVAHSHGGFNFDQKCVGTLTVSKARMTFSPDSGSHAFDVAIGDVKEVKKNSGFWSVPSFHIRLKNGENYNLARFTTDNRVVSGVDILPQIDALLPPGVKH; encoded by the coding sequence ATGATCGGAAGAGAGATCGAAGGGTTTCAGATCATCGAAAAGCTCGGGGAAGGTGGAATGGGTGAGGTGTATCGAGCCACGGACACTTCGCTGGGTCGTGTCGTCGCATTGAAGTTGCTGCATACTGAGTTGACGAAGGAGCCCCAACTCACCGAGCGGTTTCTTTCAGAAGCACGAACCCAGGCACAGCTCAACCATCCCAACCTGGCTACTCTCTATCGGTTGTTTCAATTCGAAGGCAGTTACTGCATGGTAATGGAATATGTCGACGGGGAGACCTTCGCCCAGATGATCCGGCGGGTGGGTCCGATCGCACAGGAGCGAGCCATTCCCCTCTTCAAGCAGGCGCTGGCCGGTTTGGCGCATGCACATCATGCCGGGATCATTCACCGGGATATCAAGCCGTCCAACCTCATGGTGAACAAGGACGGGATTGTCAAGGTGATGGATTTTGGCATTGCCAAGATTTTGGGAGGGCGCGGGTTGACCGCGACGGGAGTGCGCCTGGGGACCCTCTATTACATGTCTCCGGAGCAGATCCGAAACCAGCCGCTCGACATCCGTACCGATATCTATGCCTTAGGCATCACGCTTTATGAAATGCTGACCGGTCGTGTTCCATTTGACAGCAACAGTGACTACGACCTGATGCAACAGCATATCCAACAAACGCCTCCGCTTCCTCGCCAGTTCTTTCCTTATTTATCTCCGGCCGTGGAAGATGCGGTTCTGCAATCGTTGGAGAAGGAGCCGTCGCGCCGATTTCAGACGGTCGAGGCATTCTCAAGGGCACTGGACGAAGGAATGAAGACGGTCACGGGCATTGGGGGAGCTACGGTGGCGCTCCACCCCACGGCCATGGACCAGACCATCGTTTCCCCTCGGCAGTCTCAAGCGGTTCCGCGGACGCCTACTCCTTCGGGAGGCGGCGGTCCCGCTTCTTCACCACCACGCGTTTTTACCCCCATGCCAGCTGCTCCACCTCCAAGACCGGCAACACCGATTCCAACGGGCGGAGGTCAAATGGCAGGACCGCCCCCTCGGGTGAGCACCCCAGCGTTACCGCCCCCGGTGCCATCTCCAAGAACCCCCTTTCCGGGACCCGGGCGACCCGGGACACCAATTCCACGCGTCGCGACTCCGGCGCCGTCAGGACCAGTCCCTCCGGCCAGAACCCCTCTCCCAACGGGAGGTGGACAGCCGCCGTTGTCCAGTACACGTGTCGCAACGCCGCTCCCCCATCCCACGGGTCTCTCATCCTCGACACCCCCTCCATCGACTGGAGGCTATGTACCGGGTCCGGGATCCTGGCCTCCGCCGACACCATTGCCTGGAGGCTACGCACCTCCCATGACTGGCGGAGGAGTTCCCCCTGTGGGAGTGAAGAGGAACTTGACCCCTTTGATCCTGGTAGGGGTAGCTCTCCTGGTGATCGGTGCGGTGGTCGTGATTATTGCCGCCAAGCGTTTTCTGAACAGGCCCAAACAGGATGTTGCGGTCTCTGAGTCATCGGGGAGTTCTCAACCGACATCGACTTCAACACCTCCTACGAGTAGCGCCGCGACACCGCAGCAGAACCCTGAACCTGTCGCTGCTCCGTCTCCACCTCCCCCGGAGACCACTGGAGCGACCCAACCGGCGGAACCAAAACCTGTCGCCAAGACGCCTGCCAAGGAGCCCCGTAAGGGCAAAGGCACTCCCCCACGCAACACAACGGAAACTCCTCCTCTGCCCGTCTTGACGCCGGAGCAGCAGGCCCAAATCCAGCAGCAGATTGACTCTGAGAAACAGCGCCAGTTGCAGCAACAGATCAAGGACCAGCAGAAGTCCGTGCCGCCGCCGGTCCAGCCGCCTTCAACTCCGGTCGAGAACAAAGCACCTGCCTCTCAGAGCTATCGCGTGGCACATTCCCACGGGGGTTTCAATTTTGATCAAAAATGTGTTGGGACCCTTACAGTGAGTAAGGCACGGATGACCTTCAGCCCGGATTCCGGATCGCATGCCTTCGATGTGGCCATCGGGGATGTCAAGGAGGTCAAGAAGAACAGCGGTTTCTGGTCCGTCCCCTCCTTTCATATCAGACTGAAGAATGGAGAGAATTATAATCTGGCGAGATTCACAACGGATAATCGCGTGGTCTCAGGAGTAGACATTCTTCCCCAGATCGATGCTCTCCTGCCGCCGGGGGTCAAACACTAA
- a CDS encoding Maf family protein, giving the protein MEKGRTQSTKSSRDQEGRLEIILASSSPRRRQILRNAGIRFRSMPGEVVEGPRRSGERRSAYAIRLALKKARSVVADVSPDAVILAADTIVCVGGKILGKPRSRGEARRMLRLLSGRSHWVITGVALICHATHRSLRWSERTRVTFSPLSETDIESYIDSGEPFDKAGAYAVQGLASKFVTRIEGCYFNVMGLPVASVSEALRRIAAGRLK; this is encoded by the coding sequence ATGGAAAAGGGCAGAACCCAGTCCACGAAAAGCAGCCGGGATCAGGAAGGGCGGTTGGAGATCATCCTCGCCTCTTCCTCTCCCCGGCGTCGTCAGATTCTCCGGAATGCGGGCATTCGATTTCGAAGCATGCCGGGCGAGGTTGTGGAGGGTCCCCGGCGCTCAGGGGAGAGACGGTCCGCCTATGCGATCCGACTCGCATTGAAGAAGGCCCGTTCCGTCGTGGCCGATGTCTCCCCGGATGCTGTAATCCTTGCAGCAGACACCATCGTTTGTGTGGGAGGCAAGATCCTCGGCAAACCACGTTCCCGGGGCGAAGCCCGCCGGATGTTGCGATTGCTCTCGGGCCGGTCGCATTGGGTCATCACCGGCGTCGCCCTCATTTGTCACGCCACTCATCGTTCGCTCCGTTGGAGCGAGCGCACGCGGGTCACTTTCTCCCCGTTGAGTGAGACCGACATCGAAAGCTACATCGATTCCGGAGAGCCGTTTGACAAGGCCGGGGCCTATGCCGTTCAAGGCTTGGCTTCAAAATTTGTGACACGGATCGAAGGATGTTACTTCAATGTGATGGGCCTGCCGGTCGCGAGTGTATCCGAGGCATTGAGGAGAATCGCTGCGGGCCGGCTCAAGTAG